AAGGAAGGCAGGCACGGACGGCGACCCGAGATCGCGTGGCGTCCTTCACGTCGCGGCTTCGGGGTCCCCAAGCGACGGGAACACCAGGTCGGAGGCGGCAACGCCGACGACTCCCCACTGCTCGTACGCAGCCCGTCGCGTATTCGCATCCAATGAAATTCGCGGCGAAAGCCTGATTCCGCAGGAATCGCCATGCCGCTACGCGCCGGCTGCTCACAGCCGCGTCCACGTCCAGGCGAGCGACCAGCCGTCGTGTCTGGGCAGGGCCCCGGCATAGTGCGGGTTCGTCTGGTTGGTCGGGGGTGAGGGTTGGTCTGGGAGTGGATGTGGAACAGGCACGGACTCCAGCGATCATGCGGGTGTCAACGCCCATGACCCCTCTGGAAGCCCGTGCCTGCCTCTACATCATCGCGCATTCCCGCGGTCGCCAAACGGCTGGATGCGCCCGTCGCGCTGGCGCCTTCCCAGTGCCGTAGCCTGCTTGACGACCTCGCCAGGATCGCCGACCCCAGGCAGCGACGCGGCCGTCGGCATGCGCTGGGCGCGGTGCTGGCCGTCGCGGTCGCCGCCGTGCTGTCCGGCGCCAGATCCCTGGTCGCGATCGGTGAATGGGCAGCGGACGCGCCCCAGCCGGTTCTGGCCGCCCTCGGGGTGCGCCGCGACCCGCTGCGCAGGGCCTGGCGGCCACCCGACGAGGCCACCGTGCGCCGCGTGCTGGCCCGCGTCGACCCTGATGCGCTGGATCTGGTCATCGGCCGGTGGCTGGCCGACCAGCCGCCACCGGCACCAGCCACCCCACCACCAGCGCTGTGGCCGGCAGTCGCGGTCGACGGCAAGACCCTGCGCGGCACCGGCCACCACGGCCACGCGCAGGTCCACCTGCTCGCCGTCGTGGACCACGCCAGCCGTGCCGTCCTGGGCCAGACCGACGTCGACGGCAAGACGAACGAGACCACCCGGTTCCGGCCCCTCCTCGCCGGGCTGGACCTTGCCGGGCGGGTCGTGACCGCCGACGCGCTCCACACCCAACGCGAGCACGCCGACTGGCTGGTCACCAGCAAGCACGCCGCGTACGTGCTGATGGTGAAGGACAACCAGCCTTCGCTGCACCAGCACCTCAAGGCCCTGCCCTGGCACGACATCCCCGCCCAAGACCACACCCGCGACCGCGGGCACGGCAGGGTCGAGCTCCGCCGCCTCCAGGTCACCACCGTCGCTGGCCTGGACTTCCCCCACGCCACCCAGGCGATCCGCAGCACCCGCAGGGTCCGGTCCCTGCGCAGCCGGCGGTGGCGCACCGTGACCGTCCACGCAGTCACCAGCCGCACCGCCGCCCAGGCCCACCCCGCCCGCCTCGCCGACGCCATCCGGGGTCACTGGGGCATCGAGGCGCTGCACCACCTCCGCGACACCACCCTCGCCGCCGACGCCTCCCAGACCCGCACCGGCACCGCCTCCCGGGCCATGGCCTGCCTCCGCAACCTCGCCATCGGCATCCTGCACGCACGCGGTGACCGCAACATCGCCAAAGCGCTGCGCCGCAACGCCCGCGACGCCACCCGACCCCTCGCCCTCCTCGGCATCACAACCCCGTGAAACTGACATCTCGCCACTTTGCCGAGGCCCTGGGTCACCGAGGCGCGAAGATCAGCCGTCGCCGGGAGGTTGGCCGGGCCGATCGAGCTGGGGGGGTCGCGGTGCCACTGTACCTTGCAAAGTTCAGCTTGACACCTGAGTCGTGGGCCAAGCTGATCAAAGAGCCAGAGGACCGTCGGGAAACGGTCGGGCGCCTGCTGGAAGCCAACGGGGGCAAGCTGCTCGGCTACTGGTACGCCTTTGGCGACCACGACGGCTATGTCCTGGCCGAAGCCCCGGACAACACCACGATGGCCAGCGCGCTGGTGACCGTGGCGGGCAGCGGCGCGTTCAGCTCGCTGTCGACGACGGTGCTCCTCAGCGTGGAGGACACCCTGGACGCGCTGCGCCGAGCGCAAAACCTCGCCTACCGTCCCCCTGGCGGCTGAACGTTGCCTTAAGAGAGCGAGACGACCGATCTCTGGACCTGCGGCGCGCGTCCGCAAACAGTTGCCTGCCAGGTCATCTACTTGCCGAGACTATCCGTTGCTGACCCGTGGATGCTGTCGGTCTGTGCCCCCAGCGTGCCCAAGGCCCAGCGTCCGGCCGGCGAGCCGCGAACTCGCCCCTCCCCGGTGCATCGCCCGCGGTCCGGGGCGCGTAGGGCCGGCGACCTGCGCTTCCTTCGTACCCGTGGTGACCGCTCGTGCCCGCCGGGGCCGACGCGGCGCGGACCCAGCGCGGACCGAGCACCGCGC
This Actinomycetes bacterium DNA region includes the following protein-coding sequences:
- a CDS encoding ISAs1 family transposase, producing MPASTSSRIPAVAKRLDAPVALAPSQCRSLLDDLARIADPRQRRGRRHALGAVLAVAVAAVLSGARSLVAIGEWAADAPQPVLAALGVRRDPLRRAWRPPDEATVRRVLARVDPDALDLVIGRWLADQPPPAPATPPPALWPAVAVDGKTLRGTGHHGHAQVHLLAVVDHASRAVLGQTDVDGKTNETTRFRPLLAGLDLAGRVVTADALHTQREHADWLVTSKHAAYVLMVKDNQPSLHQHLKALPWHDIPAQDHTRDRGHGRVELRRLQVTTVAGLDFPHATQAIRSTRRVRSLRSRRWRTVTVHAVTSRTAAQAHPARLADAIRGHWGIEALHHLRDTTLAADASQTRTGTASRAMACLRNLAIGILHARGDRNIAKALRRNARDATRPLALLGITTP
- a CDS encoding GYD domain-containing protein; amino-acid sequence: MPLYLAKFSLTPESWAKLIKEPEDRRETVGRLLEANGGKLLGYWYAFGDHDGYVLAEAPDNTTMASALVTVAGSGAFSSLSTTVLLSVEDTLDALRRAQNLAYRPPGG